A single window of Zea mays cultivar B73 chromosome 10, Zm-B73-REFERENCE-NAM-5.0, whole genome shotgun sequence DNA harbors:
- the LOC100194220 gene encoding putative RING/U-box superfamily protein isoform X1, whose amino-acid sequence MAGKEAAESSRARRRMDLNLYVGLPPLSPPRLWLDTSAPSRTTWVSHSGPGAALDAPRTREPEEPLAPAAAAAAAYSPSNALFAPDPEEHPVFDPLVYSWLDGSGEEYTDAPALSAPAPTPVDGHGVSGPQFLMAATGLDGDDLAVPRPVHPSRVAAAAAAAGGLEMVGTSVLGQSTQGATASEAGELRFLRAIRISQQHNIVRSGPASHTQVAASTDAGSLVMAMQHTQSAFEAAADPDGGGDKVRGSDAAEKDGSCDCNCDSSFECNICLERAKQPVVTSCGHLFCWPCLYRWLHAQSPFCDCPVCKGEVLLTSITPIYGRGGDEEGDSGSSAVPDLPPRPQANRRDSLRQQLQTATDARGIAAVLREMIQNQGIVTSVPAGRQRAGSARRQRRQGSNASRSAVVNAGNAAPEGSDPIQPPHSNGGNGEQVVHAAPQQPPPAVVLGEPGPSRRSRHSESAAIRRTRRRPQQ is encoded by the coding sequence ATGGCGGGGAAGGAGGCGGCGGAGAGCAGCAGGGCCAGGAGGCGCATGGATCTGAACCTGTACGTGGGCCTCCCGCCGCTGTCGCCGCCTCGACTCTGGCTCGACACCTCGGCGCCTTCCCGAACGACGTGGGTGTCCCACTCGGGTCCCGGTGCCGCGCTGGACGCTCCAAGGACACGCGAGCCCGAGGAACCGCtcgccccggcggcggcggcggcggcggcctacTCGCCGTCGAACGCGCTCTTCGCCCCGGACCCGGAGGAGCACCCGGTGTTTGATCCCTTAGTGTACTCCTGGCTCGACGGCAGCGGTGAAGAGTACACCGATGCTCCTGCGCTGTCGGCGCCGGCTCCAACGCCGGTGGATGGTCATGGTGTCTCTGGGCCGCAGTTTCTGATGGCTGCCACTGGGCTGGACGGGGACGATCTTGCGGTACCAAGGCCTGTGCACCCTAGCcgggtggcggcggctgctgctgctgctggtggacTGGAGATGGTCGGCACGAGCGTACTTGGGCAGTCCACTCAAGGTGCGACTGCAAGTGAAGCAGGGGAGCTCCGGTTCCTGAGGGCGATACGGATCAGCCAGCAGCACAACATCGTGAGGTCAGGACCAGCGAGCCACACTCAAGTGGCAGCTAGCACGGATGCGGGTAGCCTGGTCATGGCAATGCAACACACACAAAGCGCTTTCGAAGCAGCAGCAGATCCGgatggcggcggcgacaaggtgcgTGGAAGCGACGCCGCAGAGAAGGACGGGTCCTGTGACTGCAACTGCGACTCCAGCTTCGAGTGCAACATCTGCCTCGAGCGGGCCAAGCAGCCGGTGGTCACGTCCTGCGGCCACCTCTTCTGCTGGCCGTGCCTGTACCGGTGGCTGCACGCGCAGTCGCCCTTCTGCGACTGCCCCGTCTGCAAGGGCGAGGTGTTGCTAACGAGCATCACACCGATCTACGGGAGAGGCGGCGACGAAGAAGGGGACTCCGGCTCCTCCGCCGTCCCCGACCTGCCGCCCAGGCCGCAAGCGAACCGGAGGGACAGCCTGAGGCAGCAGCTGCAGACGGCGACGGACGCCAGAGGGATCGCCGCGGTGCTGAGGGAGATGATCCAGAACCAGGGCATCGTGACCTCGGTTCCCGCAGGCCGGCAACGGGCTGGTAGCGCTCGGAGGCAGCGAAGGCAGGGTAGCAACGCGTCGCGCTCCGCGGTGGTGAACGCGGGCAATGCTGCCCCTGAGGGCAGCGATCCGATCCAGCCGCCACACTCCAATGGCGGCAACGGTGAGCAGGTTGTTCATGCAGCTCCTCAACAACCACCACCGGCTGTTGTGCTGGGCGAGCCTGGGCCAAGTAGGCGGTCGAGGCATTCGGAGTCCGCAGCCATAAGAAGGACAAGGAGGAGGCCACAGCAGTAG
- the LOC103641252 gene encoding pentatricopeptide repeat-containing protein At1g07590, mitochondrial isoform X1, which translates to MLLWRVLLRHRRPPFPVHAAGFFTSSGSNTTAPPPAGAEGLRDEPGEEGSLARRVERAASVGAAMRGWMADGRAVHRGHVFHAINRLRRHRLHRTALQVMEWIVRERPYKLSELDYSYLLEFTAKVHGISEAESLFLRVPQECRKELLYNNLVMAALDLNHIKHSYAYMRKMRELSLPISPYVYNRLIILHSSPGRRKTISKILSQMKADRVVPHTSTYNILLKIQANEHNIDGLARVFNGMKRAKIEPNEITYGILAIAHAVARLYTVCHTYVEAIENSMTGTNWSTLEILLILYGYLGKEKELKRTWEIMQDLPHIRSKSFTLAIEAFGKVGSIDQAEKIWIHIKSTKKLSLTEQFNSMLSVYCRHGVVDKASSVFKEMRANGCQPNAITYRHLALGCLKSGLVKEALNTIDMGKKEVVTKKVRSSTPWLETTHLLLENFAEIGDLENAKRLYSELNESKYSLNSFVYNTLLKAYVKAKVYEPDLSRTMILRGAMPDAETYSLLRLIEQFKI; encoded by the exons ATGCTGTTGTGGCGAGTGCTGCTCCGGCACCGGCGGCCGCCGTTCCCCGTCCACGCCGCCGGATTCTTCACCAGCTCCGGAAGCAACACCACTGCGCCTCCTCCTGCTGGAGCGGAGGGGCTCCGCGACGAGCCGGGGGAGGAGGGCTCCCTGGCGCGGCGGGTGGAGCGGGCGGCGTCGGTCGGCGCGGCCATGCGGGGCTGGATGGCAGACGGCCGCGCCGTGCACCGTGGCCACGTATTCCACGCCATCAACCGCCTCCGACGACACCGCCTACACCGCACCGCCCTGCAG GTCATGGAATGGATCGTGAGAGAGAGGCCCTACAAGCTGAGTGAGCTTGATTACTCGTATCTGCTGGAGTTCACAGCTAAAGTCCATGGCATTTCTGAAGCCGAAAGCCTCTTCCTTCGCGTGCCTCAGGAATGCCGGAAAGAGCTCCTCTACAACAACCTTGTCATGGCTGCTTTAGATCTGAATCACATTAAGCATTCATACGCTTACATGAGGAAGATGAGAGAATTGTCCCTGCCGATCTCGCCGTATGTTTACAACCGCCTGATCATCCTTCACTCATCACCCGGTCGCAGGAAAACTATATCCAAGATCCTTTCCCAGATGAAAGCTGATCGTGTGGTCCCTCACACGTCAACCTACAACATCCTATTGAAAATACAAGCCAATGAGCACAACATTGATGGGCTAGCCAGGGTGTTCAATGGTATGAAAAGAGCAAAGATTGAGCCCAATGAGATCACTTATGGCATTCTAGCCATTGCACATGCTGTTGCAAGGCTATATACTGTTTGCCATACATATGTAGAAGCCATTGAGAATTCCATGACAGGTACTAATTGGTCCACGCTGGAAATTCTTCTTATCCTGTATGGATACCTTGGGAAGGAAAAGGAGCTAAAGAGGACATGGGAGATCATGCAAGACCTCCCTCATATTCGATCCAAAAGCTTCACACTAGCAATCGAAGCATTTGGAAAGGTTGGCTCCATTGACCAGGCAGAAAAGATATGGATCCATATAAAATCAACAAAGAAGTTAAGCCTTACAGAACAGTTTAATTCTATGTTATCAGTTTACTGCAGGCACGGTGTTGTCGATAAAGCATCATCTGTATTCAAGGAAATGAGAGCAAATGGATGCCAGCCTAATGCTATTACTTATCGCCACTTAGCATTGGGTTGCTTGAAATCAGGTCTTGTTAAAGAAGCTTTGAACACAATAGATATGGGAAAGAAGGAAGTCGTCACTAAAAAGGTGAGGAGTTCAACACCATGGTTGGAGACCACACATCTGTTGCTTGAGAACTTTGCAGAAATTGGAGACTTGGAAAATGCAAAGAGACTGTACAGTGAACTGAATGAATCCAAATATTCTCTGAATTCCTTTGTGTATAACACCCTCCTGAAAGCTTATGTGAAGGCAAAAGTTTATGAGCCGGATTTGTCGAGGACAATGATTTTGAGAGGGGCAATGCCTGACGCTGAGACATATAGCCTTCTCAGACTGATTGAACAATTCAAGATCTAA
- the LOC103641252 gene encoding pentatricopeptide repeat-containing protein At1g07590, mitochondrial isoform X3, whose translation MEWIVRERPYKLSELDYSYLLEFTAKVHGISEAESLFLRVPQECRKELLYNNLVMAALDLNHIKHSYAYMRKMRELSLPISPYVYNRLIILHSSPGRRKTISKILSQMKADRVVPHTSTYNILLKIQANEHNIDGLARVFNGMKRAKIEPNEITYGILAIAHAVARLYTVCHTYVEAIENSMTGTNWSTLEILLILYGYLGKEKELKRTWEIMQDLPHIRSKSFTLAIEAFGKVGSIDQAEKIWIHIKSTKKLSLTEQFNSMLSVYCRHGVVDKASSVFKEMRANGCQPNAITYRHLALGCLKSGLVKEALNTIDMGKKEVVTKKVRSSTPWLETTHLLLENFAEIGDLENAKRLYSELNESKYSLNSFVYNTLLKAYVKAKVYEPDLSRTMILRGAMPDAETYSLLRLIEQFKI comes from the coding sequence ATGGAATGGATCGTGAGAGAGAGGCCCTACAAGCTGAGTGAGCTTGATTACTCGTATCTGCTGGAGTTCACAGCTAAAGTCCATGGCATTTCTGAAGCCGAAAGCCTCTTCCTTCGCGTGCCTCAGGAATGCCGGAAAGAGCTCCTCTACAACAACCTTGTCATGGCTGCTTTAGATCTGAATCACATTAAGCATTCATACGCTTACATGAGGAAGATGAGAGAATTGTCCCTGCCGATCTCGCCGTATGTTTACAACCGCCTGATCATCCTTCACTCATCACCCGGTCGCAGGAAAACTATATCCAAGATCCTTTCCCAGATGAAAGCTGATCGTGTGGTCCCTCACACGTCAACCTACAACATCCTATTGAAAATACAAGCCAATGAGCACAACATTGATGGGCTAGCCAGGGTGTTCAATGGTATGAAAAGAGCAAAGATTGAGCCCAATGAGATCACTTATGGCATTCTAGCCATTGCACATGCTGTTGCAAGGCTATATACTGTTTGCCATACATATGTAGAAGCCATTGAGAATTCCATGACAGGTACTAATTGGTCCACGCTGGAAATTCTTCTTATCCTGTATGGATACCTTGGGAAGGAAAAGGAGCTAAAGAGGACATGGGAGATCATGCAAGACCTCCCTCATATTCGATCCAAAAGCTTCACACTAGCAATCGAAGCATTTGGAAAGGTTGGCTCCATTGACCAGGCAGAAAAGATATGGATCCATATAAAATCAACAAAGAAGTTAAGCCTTACAGAACAGTTTAATTCTATGTTATCAGTTTACTGCAGGCACGGTGTTGTCGATAAAGCATCATCTGTATTCAAGGAAATGAGAGCAAATGGATGCCAGCCTAATGCTATTACTTATCGCCACTTAGCATTGGGTTGCTTGAAATCAGGTCTTGTTAAAGAAGCTTTGAACACAATAGATATGGGAAAGAAGGAAGTCGTCACTAAAAAGGTGAGGAGTTCAACACCATGGTTGGAGACCACACATCTGTTGCTTGAGAACTTTGCAGAAATTGGAGACTTGGAAAATGCAAAGAGACTGTACAGTGAACTGAATGAATCCAAATATTCTCTGAATTCCTTTGTGTATAACACCCTCCTGAAAGCTTATGTGAAGGCAAAAGTTTATGAGCCGGATTTGTCGAGGACAATGATTTTGAGAGGGGCAATGCCTGACGCTGAGACATATAGCCTTCTCAGACTGATTGAACAATTCAAGATCTAA
- the LOC103641252 gene encoding pentatricopeptide repeat-containing protein At1g07590, mitochondrial isoform X2 → MVVMEWIVRERPYKLSELDYSYLLEFTAKVHGISEAESLFLRVPQECRKELLYNNLVMAALDLNHIKHSYAYMRKMRELSLPISPYVYNRLIILHSSPGRRKTISKILSQMKADRVVPHTSTYNILLKIQANEHNIDGLARVFNGMKRAKIEPNEITYGILAIAHAVARLYTVCHTYVEAIENSMTGTNWSTLEILLILYGYLGKEKELKRTWEIMQDLPHIRSKSFTLAIEAFGKVGSIDQAEKIWIHIKSTKKLSLTEQFNSMLSVYCRHGVVDKASSVFKEMRANGCQPNAITYRHLALGCLKSGLVKEALNTIDMGKKEVVTKKVRSSTPWLETTHLLLENFAEIGDLENAKRLYSELNESKYSLNSFVYNTLLKAYVKAKVYEPDLSRTMILRGAMPDAETYSLLRLIEQFKI, encoded by the exons ATGGTG GTCATGGAATGGATCGTGAGAGAGAGGCCCTACAAGCTGAGTGAGCTTGATTACTCGTATCTGCTGGAGTTCACAGCTAAAGTCCATGGCATTTCTGAAGCCGAAAGCCTCTTCCTTCGCGTGCCTCAGGAATGCCGGAAAGAGCTCCTCTACAACAACCTTGTCATGGCTGCTTTAGATCTGAATCACATTAAGCATTCATACGCTTACATGAGGAAGATGAGAGAATTGTCCCTGCCGATCTCGCCGTATGTTTACAACCGCCTGATCATCCTTCACTCATCACCCGGTCGCAGGAAAACTATATCCAAGATCCTTTCCCAGATGAAAGCTGATCGTGTGGTCCCTCACACGTCAACCTACAACATCCTATTGAAAATACAAGCCAATGAGCACAACATTGATGGGCTAGCCAGGGTGTTCAATGGTATGAAAAGAGCAAAGATTGAGCCCAATGAGATCACTTATGGCATTCTAGCCATTGCACATGCTGTTGCAAGGCTATATACTGTTTGCCATACATATGTAGAAGCCATTGAGAATTCCATGACAGGTACTAATTGGTCCACGCTGGAAATTCTTCTTATCCTGTATGGATACCTTGGGAAGGAAAAGGAGCTAAAGAGGACATGGGAGATCATGCAAGACCTCCCTCATATTCGATCCAAAAGCTTCACACTAGCAATCGAAGCATTTGGAAAGGTTGGCTCCATTGACCAGGCAGAAAAGATATGGATCCATATAAAATCAACAAAGAAGTTAAGCCTTACAGAACAGTTTAATTCTATGTTATCAGTTTACTGCAGGCACGGTGTTGTCGATAAAGCATCATCTGTATTCAAGGAAATGAGAGCAAATGGATGCCAGCCTAATGCTATTACTTATCGCCACTTAGCATTGGGTTGCTTGAAATCAGGTCTTGTTAAAGAAGCTTTGAACACAATAGATATGGGAAAGAAGGAAGTCGTCACTAAAAAGGTGAGGAGTTCAACACCATGGTTGGAGACCACACATCTGTTGCTTGAGAACTTTGCAGAAATTGGAGACTTGGAAAATGCAAAGAGACTGTACAGTGAACTGAATGAATCCAAATATTCTCTGAATTCCTTTGTGTATAACACCCTCCTGAAAGCTTATGTGAAGGCAAAAGTTTATGAGCCGGATTTGTCGAGGACAATGATTTTGAGAGGGGCAATGCCTGACGCTGAGACATATAGCCTTCTCAGACTGATTGAACAATTCAAGATCTAA